In a genomic window of Chrysemys picta bellii isolate R12L10 chromosome 1, ASM1138683v2, whole genome shotgun sequence:
- the AKAP11 gene encoding A-kinase anchor protein 11 isoform X6 gives MDTYTRARSSQTKPKVSMKKDFTDGVLRSVKSLLQSRKELCNVSAEDCLRQEEQDNFIEITFLGFAGETDAAHMQELAAVSVELPDVLKSLHFCSLNENEVIFLKDINKPMETSDVSKHQNHLSGVLCVMRLSPSFPRIKVDSVFTLLSKYATGVRYTMEVYSLQKHETEMSHAEDDDTNQSVSSIEDDFVTAFEHLDEDEPSKIQNAGTTYTTKNHRDAASQTIPAHCLEAIDSKIIVSSGRRKSSAKSSASLINILGLKELSSSVKNSVTTSISDPWIQRSFYKPCNSSDQHVNVLHKTLFSSSPAESSESDCSSPSPVIFLDEEGYQKSLKAKLQLPKIPVVKDGIEDSDSEVSEFFDSFDQFDELEQTLESTCKLIRDPILGNPPQKRKLALEQLYSKTTTMNPQKFKFDRPTLPANVRKPTPRKPESPYSSLFDVPDSPRPVKTGEDNGSLFSPIRSSAFSPLGSCASTECLCRMDIYGDGLNQNHDALYNEYSDYANSVSFEILGSVFHSPSTSLQKHAENISSLNRIVSKEGKGQNAELQRKTSDKEPDKKIKSKHKSLMIKDSVQKFATELVEKSFGSAFKDLQKGVSSCTNALCHLAARLTSSVFQMAFYEIGRRRALSLKERAINGLASFMVSEAITSALKEMRYVKKQIFTNTVARFAADLTEELIFEGIMEVCQFSHPSTPTTAQDWPFDYEDKVVRSYAKDLSESVIQEAFIELSQVDVTFTTKAAISVSMDNIKYVSAESTLQSTQTTTTFPNFHDNALLALNPIQETGKEYTVQQALFCTSGVVSSIPVPLAGTALCQHQTSSDVYKAKVWTCPTADGSLKMYKDATQPYFTTKKREEEVASLRNIYLTADHSESSAQCFFNQNDFKQTNNPGVNNISDLTTGPTSINSFSGTMVDMIVNEAYEAITSSGVTKTVEEYTDFVTRKTPRCQCVGGDIPKNTFADHLSKYIVKHSVDETKSIFSHTHETVECNGGLQINTDNCKKELRSAVKKQESEKHRFVPIIVEPQQLPLNNPPNFLVTSVDSAQCLLSVPKDCVQEHKGNEVRRFSSSTPPPCPTETLARCNVEEFTDSGSCSIKSQSKLLKKHDMQETTLAPSAFGQESCFLRASNLSLVMFGCEDSLQMEDKSSIRDGNVCAVPGTPPPTPLVPSQTSSEWNLRKLTKKLKGELAKEFAPATPPSTPYNSSAAALSATEHNSLEKEEFMLKLMRSLSEEVESSEDEEHSEMLVEKTEHSEKTVQYADHLAGHIISMATEMAASHLDDKTIKRESDKHCQLNAQNKICGYTAFINIPEETLHSLWNYAGDMAGKVISEAKKMIKSRHCKLLRLKRVNCHVDCLSLRKDDRDCRSKERWCPVVNQWSREVDSSVLSLPQNLGTTGLTYRYPSCESVTDEYADHIIRVLKREGGNSELIMDQYASRLAYRSIKSGLQQAARKIKLTYNRRIFPVQNTQVNGRLELFKILNKDMDTKWQMKSGVHRCGGQACEINKVHRTEGTELLHFSESLAHRITCDVRRKLKMSAVCLPKSLTDSCLYRKSKFDEATGDRLKTTLSKTVLPFSQKHKLYHSTGNLNEYGYREGIIQAIEEYARKVVDDTLEMSLESAVLQAAENRKNGDRFTYTEKLSPFSGTACRYCSMKEYQYCTGSSSPHLPGQEPLPRIRQIPNSGLGGVCQKSRIFHLDIPKIHIDMEQKTVFSEKVVGAAIEKAERELSNTSLTADSGIGHGGVSFAESLTTEIMTSAMTNIGQAVNIR, from the exons GATTTCACTGATGGTGTACTACGCTCTGTGAAATCATTGCTACAGAGCAGAAAAGAATTATGTAACGTGTCCGCTGAAGACTGTTTAAGGCAGGAGGAACAGGACAATTTTATTGAG ATCACATTTCTAGGTTTTGCTGGAGAGACAGATGCTGCTCATATGCAG GAATTGGCTGCTGTTTCTGTAGAGCTCCCAGATGTTCTGAAATCACTCCATTTCTGTAGTCTAAATGAAAATGAAGTTATTTTTCTAAAGGATATAAATAAACCCATGGAAACCAGCGATGTCTCTAAACATCAG aATCACCTTTCTGGAGTGCTTTGTGTGATGAGATTGTCTCCTTCGTTCCCAAGGATCAAAGTTGATTCTGTATTTACCTTACTGAGTAAATATGCTACTGGTGTAAGATATACAATGGAAGTATACTCATTACAGAAACATGAAACAGAGATGTCCCATGCAGAGGATGATGACACTAATCAGTCGGTGTCTTCAATTGAGGATGATTTTGTCACTGCTTTTGAGCATTTAGATGAGGATGAACCTTCAAAGATACAAAATGCTG gtACAACCTATACTACTAAGAATCACCGGGATGCTGCTTCACAGACCATCCCTGCTCATTGTTTAGAAGCTATTGACTCAAAGATCATTGTGAGCTCTGGGCGTCGAAAATCATCTGCCAAATCTTCTGCTTCTCTGATAAATATCTTGGGACTTAAAGAACTGTCTTCATCTGTAAAGAATTCAGTCACAACCTCTATTTCTGATCCTTGGATACAGAGGAGTTTTTACAAGCCATGTAATTCCTCTGATCAACATGTTAATGTTTTGCATAAAACATTGTTTTCTTCCTCTCCTGCTgaatcatctgagtcagattgCTCCAGCCCTAGCCCTGTTATCTTCTTAGATGAGGAAGGGTATCAAAAAAGCTTGAAGGCAAAACTTCAGCTACCAAAAATTCCAGTAGTGAAAGATGGTATAGAGGACTCAGACTCAGAAGTAAGTGAATTTTTTGATAGTTTTGATCAGTTTGATGAACTGGAACAGACTCTGGAAAGTACTTGTAAACTTATAAGGGATCCCATCCTTGGTAATCCACCCCAGAAGAGAAAGCTTGCCCTTGAACAATTGTATTCTAAAACTACTACTATGAATCCTCAAAAATTCAAGTTTGATCGTCCCACTCTTCCAGCCAATGTAAGGAAGCCAACTCCTCGTAAACCAGAATCGCCCTATAGCAGCCTCTTTGATGTTCCAGACTCCCCTCGGCCAGTGAAAACAGGAGAAGACAATGGAAGTTTGTTCAGCCCTATAAGATCATCAGCTTTCAGCCCACTAGGGAGCTGTGCTTCAACTGAATGTCTTTGTCGGATGGATATCTATGGAGATGGGCTTAATCAAAATCATGATGCACTTTATAATGAATATTCAGATTATGCAAACAGTGTTTCATTTGAAATACTGGGTTCTGTTTTTCATTCTCCGTCTACATCACTACAGAAACATGCTGAAAACATTTCCAGCCTTAATAGGATTGTCTCAAAAGAGGGAAAAGGTCAAAACGCAGAACTCCAGAGGAAAACTTCTGACAAGGAGCCAGATAAGAAAATTAAATCTAAACACAAATCACTAATGATTAAAGACAGCGTACAAAAATTTGCaacagaactggttgaaaaaagtTTTGGTAGTGCATTTAAAGACTTACAAAAAGGAGTTTCTTCATGCACCAATGCACTGTGTCACTTGGCTGCTAGATTGACTTCTTCAGTCTTTCAAATGGCTTTTTATGAGATAGGAAGGCGGCGAGCCTTGTCACTGAAGGAACGTGCCATTAATGGACTAGCAAGCTTTATGGTCAGTGAAGCTATAACAAGTGCTTTAAAAGAAATGCGATACgtaaagaaacaaatatttactaacacAGTTGCAAGATTTGCAGCAGACCTCACTGAGGAACTTATTTTTGAGGGAATCATGGAAGTCTGCCAGTTTTCACATCCATCAACACCAACGACTGCACAGGACTGGCCCTTTGATTATGAAGACAAAGTAGTGAGATCATATGCCAAAGATTTGTCTGAATCTGTCATTCAGGAAGCTTTCATTGAATTGTCCCAGGTTGATGTTACCTTCACAACGAAAGCAGCAATTAGTGTTTCCATGGACAACATAAAATATGTAAGTGCAGAAAGTACATTGCAGTCAACACAGACTACCACTACTTTTCCTAATTTTCATGATAATGCACTTTTAGCATTGAATCCAATACAAGAAACTGGAAAAGAATATACTGTACAACAAGCCTTGTTTTGTACTTCTGGTGTTGTAAGTTCAATACCAGTGCCCTTAGCTGGAACAGCACTTTGTCAACATCAGACTTCATCTGATGTTTATAAGGCAAAAGTATGGACTTGTCCGACAGCAGATGGCAGTCTGAAAATGTACAAAGACGCTACACAGCCATATTTTACaacaaaaaagagagaagagGAAGTGGCTTCTCTTAGAAATATTTACCTGACTGCAGATCACAGTGAAAGTAGTGCGCAATGTTTTTTTAACCAGAatgatttcaaacaaacaaacaatcctgGAGTGAATAATATTTCAGATTTAACAACTGGGCCAACAAGCATCAACAGTTTCTCTGGAACAATGGTAGATATGATAGTAAATGAGGCGTATGAAGCAATAACCTCATCCGGGGTTACCAAAACAGTGGAGGAATATACAGATTTTGTAACTAGAAAAACACCTCGTTGTCAGTGTGTTGGTGGAGATATCCCTAAGAATACTTTTGCTGATCATTTGTCCAAgtatattgtaaaacattctgTAGATGAAACTAAATCAatattctctcacacacacgagACTGTAGAATGTAATGGAGGCTTACAGATAAACACAGATAACTGTAAAAAAGAACTGCGTAGTGCAGTAAAGAAACAAGAATCTGAGAAACACAGATTTGTTCCTATAATTGTGGAACCGCAACAGCTGCCTCTGAATAACCCACCTAATTTTCTTGTTACGTCAGTTGACTCTGCTCAGTGTTTACTTTCAGTGCCTAAAGATTGTGTTCAGGAACATAAAGGAAATGAAGTACGTAGGTTTTCTTCAAGCACTCCACCGCCTTGTCCTACTGAGACTCTCGCTAGGTGTAATGTAGAAGAGTTTACTGATTCAGGAAGCTGTTCAATAAAATCCCAAAGTAAACTATTGAAAAAACATGATATGCAAGAAACAACGCTAGCTCCTTCAGCTTTTGGGCAGGAGAGCTGTTTTCTACGTGCAAGTAACCTTTCTTTGGTGATGTTTGGCTGTGAAGATTCTTTGCAGATGGAAGATAAATCAAGCATTAGAGATGGAAATGTCTGTGCAGTACCTGGTACAccaccaccaactcctttagtacCATCTCAGACTAGTTCTGAATGGAACCTAAGGAAGCTAACCAAGAAACTCAAGGGAGAATTAGCAAAGGAGTTTGCACCTGCGACACCACCTTCTACACCTTATAACTCATCTGCTGCTGCCTTGTCTGCAACTGAACATAACTCCTTGGAAAAGGAAGAGTTTATGCTGAAACTCATGCGATCACTTTCTGAAGAAGTTGAAAGCAGTGAAGACGAAGAACACTCTGAAATGCTTGTGGAGAAAACTGAACATTCAGAGAAAACTGTACAGTATGCTGATCATTTAGCTGGTCATATCATTTCTATGGCAACTGAAATGGCTGCTTCCCATTTAGATGATAAAACAATTAAAAGAGAATCTGACAAACACTGCCAATTAAATGCACAAAACAAAATATGTGGGTATACTGCCTTTATAAATATCCCAGAAGAAACTTTACATTCGTTGTGGAATTATGCAGGTGATATGGCTGGAAAGGTTATCAGTGAGGCTAAGAAGATGATAAAATCAAGGCATTGCAAGCTGCTGAGGTTGAAGCGGGTTAACTGTCATGTAGATTGTCTTTCTCTCAGAAAAGATGATAGAGACTGTAGGTCAAAAGAGAGGTGGTGTCCAGTAGTAAACCAGTGGTCCAGAGAGGTAGATTCATCCGTACTTTCTTTACCTCAGAATTTAGGAACAACCGGTCTGACTTACAGGTATCCAAGCTGTGAGAGCGTGACCGATGAATATGCAGATCACATCATTCGAGTTCTGAAAAGGGAAGGTGGCAACAGTGAGTTAATAATGGATCAGTATGCTAGTAGACTTGCTTATAGATCTATAAAATCAGGCCTACAACAAGCTGCCAGGAAAATCAAACTGACATACAACAGAAGAATATTTCCTGTACAGAACACACAGGTAAATGGTAGGCTTGAGCTGTTCAAAATATTGAACAAAGATATGgatacaaaatggcaaatgaaaagtGGTGTTCATAGGTGTGGAGGCCAAGCCTGTGAAATAAACAAAGTACACAGAACTGAAGGTACagaattgttacatttttctGAATCCCTTGCTCATCGTATAACATGTGATGTCagaagaaaactgaaaatgtCAGCAGTTTGCTTGCCAAAATCCTTAACAGATTCCTGTCTGTATAGAAAATCTAAATTTGATGAAGCCACAGGGGACCGCCTTAAAACAACACTTTCTAAAACAGTTCTTCCTTTCTCACAAAAACATAAACTGTATCATAGCACAGGCAATTTAAATGAATATGGCTACCGAGAAGGCATCATTCAAGCTATAGAAGAGTATGCTAGAAAAGTAGTGGATGACACCTTAGAAATGAGTTTGGAGTCTGCTGTTCTCCAAGCTGCTGAAAACAGGAAAAATGGGGATAGATTCACTTACACAGAAAAGTTGTCTCCATTTTCTGGAACGGCCTGCAGATACTGTAGTATGAAGGAATATCAGTATTGTACTGGAAGTTCATCTCCACATCTGCCTGGACAAGAACCCCTCCCTAGAATCAGGCAGATCCCCAATTCAGGGTTGGGTGGTGTCTGTCAAAAATCAAGAATTTTTCACCTTGATATTCCCAAAATTCACATTGACATGGAACAGAAGACAGTATTTTCTGAGAAGGTGGTTGGTGCAGCTATtgagaaagcagagagagagctGAGCAACACAAGTCTGACAGCTGATAGTGGTATTGGACATGGTGGAGTCAGCTTTGCTGAAAGCCTTACTACAGAAATAATGACTTCAGCTATGACTAATATTGGTCAGGCTGTTAACATAAGGTAA
- the AKAP11 gene encoding A-kinase anchor protein 11 isoform X5 yields the protein MDTYTRARSSQTKPKVSMKKDFTDGVLRSVKSLLQSRKELCNVSAEDCLRQEEQDNFIEITFLGFAGETDAAHMQELAAVSVELPDVLKSLHFCSLNENEVIFLKDINKPMETSDVSKHQNHLSGVLCVMRLSPSFPRIKVDSVFTLLSKYATGVRYTMEVYSLQKHETEMSHAEDDDTNQSVSSIEDDFVTAFEHLDEDEPSKIQNAGTTYTTKNHRDAASQTIPAHCLEAIDSKIIVSSGRRKSSAKSSASLINILGLKELSSSVKNSVTTSISDPWIQRSFYKPCNSSDQHVNVLHKTLFSSSPAESSESDCSSPSPVIFLDEEGYQKSLKAKLQLPKIPVVKDGIEDSDSEVSEFFDSFDQFDELEQTLESTCKLIRDPILGNPPQKRKLALEQLYSKTTTMNPQKFKFDRPTLPANVRKPTPRKPESPYSSLFDVPDSPRPVKTGEDNGSLFSPIRSSAFSPLGSCASTECLCRMDIYGDGLNQNHDALYNEYSDYANSVSFEILGSVFHSPSTSLQKHAENISSLNRIVSKEGKGQNAELQRKTSDKEPDKKIKSKHKSLMIKDSVQKFATELVEKSFGSAFKDLQKGVSSCTNALCHLAARLTSSVFQMAFYEIGRRRALSLKERAINGLASFMVSEAITSALKEMRYVKKQIFTNTVARFAADLTEELIFEGIMEVCQFSHPSTPTTAQDWPFDYEDKVVRSYAKDLSESVIQEAFIELSQVDVTFTTKAAISVSMDNIKYVSAESTLQSTQTTTTFPNFHDNALLALNPIQETGKEYTVQQALFCTSGVVSSIPVPLAGTALCQHQTSSDVYKAKVWTCPTADGSLKMYKDATQPYFTTKKREEEVASLRNIYLTADHSESSAQCFFNQNDFKQTNNPGVNNISDLTTGPTSINSFSGTMVDMIVNEAYEAITSSGVTKTVEEYTDFVTRKTPRCQCVGGDIPKNTFADHLSKYIVKHSVDETKSIFSHTHETVECNGGLQINTDNCKKELRSAVKKQESEKHRFVPIIVEPQQLPLNNPPNFLVTSVDSAQCLLSVPKDCVQEHKGNEVRRFSSSTPPPCPTETLARCNVEEFTDSGSCSIKSQSKLLKKHDMQETTLAPSAFGQESCFLRASNLSLVMFGCEDSLQMEDKSSIRDGNVCAVPGTPPPTPLVPSQTSSEWNLRKLTKKLKGELAKEFAPATPPSTPYNSSAAALSATEHNSLEKEEFMLKLMRSLSEEVESSEDEEHSEMLVEKTEHSEKTVQYADHLAGHIISMATEMAASHLDDKTIKRESDKHCQLNAQNKICGYTAFINIPEETLHSLWNYAGDMAGKVISEAKKMIKSRHCKLLRLKRVNCHVDCLSLRKDDRDCRSKERWCPVVNQWSREVDSSVLSLPQNLGTTGLTYRYPSCESVTDEYADHIIRVLKREGGNSELIMDQYASRLAYRSIKSGLQQAARKIKLTYNRRIFPVQNTQVNGRLELFKILNKDMDTKWQMKSGVHRCGGQACEINKVHRTEGTELLHFSESLAHRITCDVRRKLKMSAVCLPKSLTDSCLYRKSKFDEATGDRLKTTLSKTVLPFSQKHKLYHSTGNLNEYGYREGIIQAIEEYARKVVDDTLEMSLESAVLQAAENRKNGDRFTYTEKLSPFSGTACRYCSMKEYQYCTGSSSPHLPGQEPLPRIRQIPNSGLGGVCQKSRIFHLDIPKIHIDMEQKTVFSEKVVGAAIEKAERELSNTSLTADSGIGHGGVSFAESLTTEIMTSAMTNIGQAVNISFKFNYGAESPRE from the exons GATTTCACTGATGGTGTACTACGCTCTGTGAAATCATTGCTACAGAGCAGAAAAGAATTATGTAACGTGTCCGCTGAAGACTGTTTAAGGCAGGAGGAACAGGACAATTTTATTGAG ATCACATTTCTAGGTTTTGCTGGAGAGACAGATGCTGCTCATATGCAG GAATTGGCTGCTGTTTCTGTAGAGCTCCCAGATGTTCTGAAATCACTCCATTTCTGTAGTCTAAATGAAAATGAAGTTATTTTTCTAAAGGATATAAATAAACCCATGGAAACCAGCGATGTCTCTAAACATCAG aATCACCTTTCTGGAGTGCTTTGTGTGATGAGATTGTCTCCTTCGTTCCCAAGGATCAAAGTTGATTCTGTATTTACCTTACTGAGTAAATATGCTACTGGTGTAAGATATACAATGGAAGTATACTCATTACAGAAACATGAAACAGAGATGTCCCATGCAGAGGATGATGACACTAATCAGTCGGTGTCTTCAATTGAGGATGATTTTGTCACTGCTTTTGAGCATTTAGATGAGGATGAACCTTCAAAGATACAAAATGCTG gtACAACCTATACTACTAAGAATCACCGGGATGCTGCTTCACAGACCATCCCTGCTCATTGTTTAGAAGCTATTGACTCAAAGATCATTGTGAGCTCTGGGCGTCGAAAATCATCTGCCAAATCTTCTGCTTCTCTGATAAATATCTTGGGACTTAAAGAACTGTCTTCATCTGTAAAGAATTCAGTCACAACCTCTATTTCTGATCCTTGGATACAGAGGAGTTTTTACAAGCCATGTAATTCCTCTGATCAACATGTTAATGTTTTGCATAAAACATTGTTTTCTTCCTCTCCTGCTgaatcatctgagtcagattgCTCCAGCCCTAGCCCTGTTATCTTCTTAGATGAGGAAGGGTATCAAAAAAGCTTGAAGGCAAAACTTCAGCTACCAAAAATTCCAGTAGTGAAAGATGGTATAGAGGACTCAGACTCAGAAGTAAGTGAATTTTTTGATAGTTTTGATCAGTTTGATGAACTGGAACAGACTCTGGAAAGTACTTGTAAACTTATAAGGGATCCCATCCTTGGTAATCCACCCCAGAAGAGAAAGCTTGCCCTTGAACAATTGTATTCTAAAACTACTACTATGAATCCTCAAAAATTCAAGTTTGATCGTCCCACTCTTCCAGCCAATGTAAGGAAGCCAACTCCTCGTAAACCAGAATCGCCCTATAGCAGCCTCTTTGATGTTCCAGACTCCCCTCGGCCAGTGAAAACAGGAGAAGACAATGGAAGTTTGTTCAGCCCTATAAGATCATCAGCTTTCAGCCCACTAGGGAGCTGTGCTTCAACTGAATGTCTTTGTCGGATGGATATCTATGGAGATGGGCTTAATCAAAATCATGATGCACTTTATAATGAATATTCAGATTATGCAAACAGTGTTTCATTTGAAATACTGGGTTCTGTTTTTCATTCTCCGTCTACATCACTACAGAAACATGCTGAAAACATTTCCAGCCTTAATAGGATTGTCTCAAAAGAGGGAAAAGGTCAAAACGCAGAACTCCAGAGGAAAACTTCTGACAAGGAGCCAGATAAGAAAATTAAATCTAAACACAAATCACTAATGATTAAAGACAGCGTACAAAAATTTGCaacagaactggttgaaaaaagtTTTGGTAGTGCATTTAAAGACTTACAAAAAGGAGTTTCTTCATGCACCAATGCACTGTGTCACTTGGCTGCTAGATTGACTTCTTCAGTCTTTCAAATGGCTTTTTATGAGATAGGAAGGCGGCGAGCCTTGTCACTGAAGGAACGTGCCATTAATGGACTAGCAAGCTTTATGGTCAGTGAAGCTATAACAAGTGCTTTAAAAGAAATGCGATACgtaaagaaacaaatatttactaacacAGTTGCAAGATTTGCAGCAGACCTCACTGAGGAACTTATTTTTGAGGGAATCATGGAAGTCTGCCAGTTTTCACATCCATCAACACCAACGACTGCACAGGACTGGCCCTTTGATTATGAAGACAAAGTAGTGAGATCATATGCCAAAGATTTGTCTGAATCTGTCATTCAGGAAGCTTTCATTGAATTGTCCCAGGTTGATGTTACCTTCACAACGAAAGCAGCAATTAGTGTTTCCATGGACAACATAAAATATGTAAGTGCAGAAAGTACATTGCAGTCAACACAGACTACCACTACTTTTCCTAATTTTCATGATAATGCACTTTTAGCATTGAATCCAATACAAGAAACTGGAAAAGAATATACTGTACAACAAGCCTTGTTTTGTACTTCTGGTGTTGTAAGTTCAATACCAGTGCCCTTAGCTGGAACAGCACTTTGTCAACATCAGACTTCATCTGATGTTTATAAGGCAAAAGTATGGACTTGTCCGACAGCAGATGGCAGTCTGAAAATGTACAAAGACGCTACACAGCCATATTTTACaacaaaaaagagagaagagGAAGTGGCTTCTCTTAGAAATATTTACCTGACTGCAGATCACAGTGAAAGTAGTGCGCAATGTTTTTTTAACCAGAatgatttcaaacaaacaaacaatcctgGAGTGAATAATATTTCAGATTTAACAACTGGGCCAACAAGCATCAACAGTTTCTCTGGAACAATGGTAGATATGATAGTAAATGAGGCGTATGAAGCAATAACCTCATCCGGGGTTACCAAAACAGTGGAGGAATATACAGATTTTGTAACTAGAAAAACACCTCGTTGTCAGTGTGTTGGTGGAGATATCCCTAAGAATACTTTTGCTGATCATTTGTCCAAgtatattgtaaaacattctgTAGATGAAACTAAATCAatattctctcacacacacgagACTGTAGAATGTAATGGAGGCTTACAGATAAACACAGATAACTGTAAAAAAGAACTGCGTAGTGCAGTAAAGAAACAAGAATCTGAGAAACACAGATTTGTTCCTATAATTGTGGAACCGCAACAGCTGCCTCTGAATAACCCACCTAATTTTCTTGTTACGTCAGTTGACTCTGCTCAGTGTTTACTTTCAGTGCCTAAAGATTGTGTTCAGGAACATAAAGGAAATGAAGTACGTAGGTTTTCTTCAAGCACTCCACCGCCTTGTCCTACTGAGACTCTCGCTAGGTGTAATGTAGAAGAGTTTACTGATTCAGGAAGCTGTTCAATAAAATCCCAAAGTAAACTATTGAAAAAACATGATATGCAAGAAACAACGCTAGCTCCTTCAGCTTTTGGGCAGGAGAGCTGTTTTCTACGTGCAAGTAACCTTTCTTTGGTGATGTTTGGCTGTGAAGATTCTTTGCAGATGGAAGATAAATCAAGCATTAGAGATGGAAATGTCTGTGCAGTACCTGGTACAccaccaccaactcctttagtacCATCTCAGACTAGTTCTGAATGGAACCTAAGGAAGCTAACCAAGAAACTCAAGGGAGAATTAGCAAAGGAGTTTGCACCTGCGACACCACCTTCTACACCTTATAACTCATCTGCTGCTGCCTTGTCTGCAACTGAACATAACTCCTTGGAAAAGGAAGAGTTTATGCTGAAACTCATGCGATCACTTTCTGAAGAAGTTGAAAGCAGTGAAGACGAAGAACACTCTGAAATGCTTGTGGAGAAAACTGAACATTCAGAGAAAACTGTACAGTATGCTGATCATTTAGCTGGTCATATCATTTCTATGGCAACTGAAATGGCTGCTTCCCATTTAGATGATAAAACAATTAAAAGAGAATCTGACAAACACTGCCAATTAAATGCACAAAACAAAATATGTGGGTATACTGCCTTTATAAATATCCCAGAAGAAACTTTACATTCGTTGTGGAATTATGCAGGTGATATGGCTGGAAAGGTTATCAGTGAGGCTAAGAAGATGATAAAATCAAGGCATTGCAAGCTGCTGAGGTTGAAGCGGGTTAACTGTCATGTAGATTGTCTTTCTCTCAGAAAAGATGATAGAGACTGTAGGTCAAAAGAGAGGTGGTGTCCAGTAGTAAACCAGTGGTCCAGAGAGGTAGATTCATCCGTACTTTCTTTACCTCAGAATTTAGGAACAACCGGTCTGACTTACAGGTATCCAAGCTGTGAGAGCGTGACCGATGAATATGCAGATCACATCATTCGAGTTCTGAAAAGGGAAGGTGGCAACAGTGAGTTAATAATGGATCAGTATGCTAGTAGACTTGCTTATAGATCTATAAAATCAGGCCTACAACAAGCTGCCAGGAAAATCAAACTGACATACAACAGAAGAATATTTCCTGTACAGAACACACAGGTAAATGGTAGGCTTGAGCTGTTCAAAATATTGAACAAAGATATGgatacaaaatggcaaatgaaaagtGGTGTTCATAGGTGTGGAGGCCAAGCCTGTGAAATAAACAAAGTACACAGAACTGAAGGTACagaattgttacatttttctGAATCCCTTGCTCATCGTATAACATGTGATGTCagaagaaaactgaaaatgtCAGCAGTTTGCTTGCCAAAATCCTTAACAGATTCCTGTCTGTATAGAAAATCTAAATTTGATGAAGCCACAGGGGACCGCCTTAAAACAACACTTTCTAAAACAGTTCTTCCTTTCTCACAAAAACATAAACTGTATCATAGCACAGGCAATTTAAATGAATATGGCTACCGAGAAGGCATCATTCAAGCTATAGAAGAGTATGCTAGAAAAGTAGTGGATGACACCTTAGAAATGAGTTTGGAGTCTGCTGTTCTCCAAGCTGCTGAAAACAGGAAAAATGGGGATAGATTCACTTACACAGAAAAGTTGTCTCCATTTTCTGGAACGGCCTGCAGATACTGTAGTATGAAGGAATATCAGTATTGTACTGGAAGTTCATCTCCACATCTGCCTGGACAAGAACCCCTCCCTAGAATCAGGCAGATCCCCAATTCAGGGTTGGGTGGTGTCTGTCAAAAATCAAGAATTTTTCACCTTGATATTCCCAAAATTCACATTGACATGGAACAGAAGACAGTATTTTCTGAGAAGGTGGTTGGTGCAGCTATtgagaaagcagagagagagctGAGCAACACAAGTCTGACAGCTGATAGTGGTATTGGACATGGTGGAGTCAGCTTTGCTGAAAGCCTTACTACAGAAATAATGACTTCAGCTATGACTAATATTGGTCAGGCTGTTAACATAAG TTTCAAGTTTAATTATGGTGCTGAGAGCCCAAGAGAATGA